CCACGCCGAGGACCCGCACCACCTGGCCGCCGCCCCGCAGCAGGGCGGCCCCAGGTACGCCGACTTCCTGGCCTCCCGTCCCCGCGACGCCGAGGACACCGCCATCGCGCACCTCATCGCCGAGGCCGGACGCCTCCACGCGCGCGTGCACGTCCTGCACCTCTCCTCCAGCGACGCGCTGCCGCTGATCGCAGCCGCCAAGGCGGAGGGCGTCCGCGTCACGGTCGAGACCTGCCCGCACTACCTGACCCTCACCGCCGAGGAAGTCCCCGACGGCGCCAGCGAGTTCAAGTGCTGCCCGCCCATCCGCGAGTCCGCCAACCAGGACCTGCTGTGGCAGGCCCTCGCGGACGGCACCATCGACTGCGTGGTCACCGACCACTCCCCGTCCACGGCCGACCTGAAGACCGACGACTTCGCCACCGCGTGGGGCGGCATCTCGGGTCTTCAGCTGAGCCTGGCGGCGGTCTGGACCGAGGCGCGCCGGCGCGGCCACGGCCTGGAGGACGTCGTCCGGTGGATGTCCGCGCGCACCGCAGCCGTCGCCGGCCTCACCCGCAAGGGCGCGATCGAGGTGGGCCGCGACGCCGACTTCGCCGTCCTCGCCCCCGACGAGACCTTCACCGTCGACCCGGCCGCCCTCCAGCACCGCAACCGCGTCACGGCGTACGCCGGCAAGACCCTGTCCGGCGTCGTGAAGTCCACCTGGCTGCGCGGCGAACGGATCGTCGCCGACGGCGAGTTCACCGAGCCGAAGGGCCGACTCCTCACCCGCACCCCCTGAGTCACGGGGGCGCCCGCACCCCGTGCCCCGTACGTACTACGACTCCCCGCACCTGCACCCGCACCGGCCGACCCCCGAAAGGCAGACCTGATCACCGTGACGGCGATAGAGAGCTTCACCGGCGACGCGAACCCCTACGGCGGCGGCGACCCGTACGCGGACTACCGCACCGCCGACTTCCCCTTCACCCAGTACACCGACCTCGCCGACCGGCAGCTCGGCGCTGGCGTCATCGCCGCCAACGACGAGTTCTTCGCCGAGCGCGAGAACCTGCTGGTGCCGGGGCCTGCCGAGTTCGACCCCGAGCGCTTCGGGCACAAGGGCAAGATCATGGACGGCTGGGAGACCCGCCGCCGCCGCGGTGCGTCCGACGACCACCCCTGGCCGACCGCCGAGGACCACGACTGGGCGCTGGTCCGCCTCGGCACGCCCGGCGTGATCCGCGGCATCGTCGTCGACACGGCCCACTTCCGCGGCAACTACCCGCAGGCGGTGTCCGTCGAAGGCACCTCGGTGGCGGGCTCCCCGTCCCCCGGGGAACTGCTCGGCGACGACGTGAAGTGGACGACGCTGGTCCCGCGCACGGCCGTCGGCGGCCACGCGGCGAACGGGTTCTCCGTGTCGGCGGAGCAGCGCTTCACACACCTGCGGGTCAACCAGCACCCCGACGGCGGCATCGCCCGCCTGCGCGTGTACGGCGAGGTCGTCCCCGACCCCGCGTGGCTGGCGGCGCTCGGCACCTTCGACGTCGTCGCCCTGGAGAACGGCGGCCGGGCCGAGGACGCCTCCAACCTCTTCTACTCCCCGGCCTCCAACACCATCCAGCCGGGCCGCTCCCGCAAGATGGACGACGGCTGGGAGACCCGCCGCCGCCGCGACCAGGGCCACGACTGGATCCGCTACCGCCTGGCGGCCCAGGCGCAGATCCGTGCCCTGGAGATCGACACGGCGTACCTGAAGGGCAACAGCGCCGGCTGGGCCACGGTCTCGGTCAAGGACGGCGAGAGCGGCGAGTGGACGGAGATCCTCCCGCGCACCCGCCTCCAGCCCGACACCAACCACCGCTTCGTCCTGCCGGCCCCGGCCGTCGGCACGCACGCGCGCGTGGACATCTATCCCGACGGCGGCATCTCCCGCCTGCGCCTGTTCGGCTCCCTCACGGACACGGGCACGGCGGCCCTGACCGCCCGCCACCAGGAACTGGGCGGCTGACCCGAACCTCCACCACCGTGAACCACGTGGCCACGTGAACACCCGGGCGGGAACGGGGTGTTCACGTGGTTCACCCGCACTCACGCCGCGTGTCCGCCGTCCACGGCGAACTCGGCGCCCGTGACGTAGGCGGCCCCCGCCAGATGCGCGACCGTCGCCGCCACCTCCTGCGCCGTCCCGAAGCGGCCCAGCGCGGTCATCGTCGTCTGACCGGCCGCGTACGGGCCGTCCGCCGGGTTCATGTCCGTGTCGATCGGGCCGGGGTGGACGAGGTTCGCCGTGATCCCGCGCGGGCCCAGCTCCCTGGCCAGGGCCTTGGTCAGTCCCACCAGGGCCGACTTGCTCATCGCGTACAGCGTCCCGCCGGGACCGGGCACCCGCTGGGTCATGCAGGTGCCGATCGTGATGATCCGGCCGCAGCCGTCCGGCATCCGCCCGGCCGCCGCCTGCGAGGCCAGGAACACCCCGCGCACGTTGACGGCCAGCACCCGGTCGACGTCGGAGAGGGCGAGCTCCGCCAGCGGACCGAGGACGCCGACGCCCGCGTTGTTCACCAGCACGTCGAGCCCGCCCAGCGCCCGCACCGTACGGTCCACCGCTCCGGCCGCCTCCGCGGGGTCCGCCGCGTCCGCGCGCAGCGCCGCCGCCCGCCGCCCGAGCGCCTGGACGGCCCCTACGACGTCCTCGGCCGCCTCCTCGCCGTTCACGTACGTCACCGGGTCACCGCCCTCAAGGAGCGCACCGGAGGCGAGCTCCAGGTCCACGGCAGCGGCGCCCTGGCCCGGTCGCTGTTCGCGCAGGACCTCGTGGACACCGTTCACCTGCTGACGTTCCCGGTCGTGCTCGGCTCCGGCCTCCGGCTCTTCGCCGAGGGCGCCCTGCCCACCGCGTTCCGGCACACCGGCGGCCTGATCACCGCCGCGGGCGTCTCCGTCCAGACGTACGACCTCCAGGGCCGTCCGCGCTACGGCTCGTACGAACTCCCGGACAACGGCTAGCCGCAGGTTAACTTCCCGAAAACTCAACGGACTTGCCGGGAAAATCCTCGGAGTTGTCATTGACATGCCACGCTCTACGCGCGTCATCATGAGGGCATGAGATTCCCCCCACGCATCACCCGCATAGGCGCCTCGGCCGCCATCCTCTCCGCCCTGCTCGTCGGCGGCACCGTCTCCGCCACGACGGCGCACGCCGCGGTCGGCAGCATCTGCTACGGCGATCTGCCCTCCCAGGCGTACGACACGCTCGAGCTGATCGAGCAGGGCGGCCCGTTCCCGTACTCCCAGGACGGGGTGGTCTTCCAGAACCGGGAGGGCGTGCTGCCCTCGAAGTCGACCGGTTACTACCACGAGTACACGGTGAAGACCCCCGGGTCGTCGACGCGCGGAGCGCGCCGCATCGTGACCGGCAAGAAGACCGACGAGGACTACTACACGGCGGACCACTACGCCACGTTCGACCTGGTCGACTACGGCTGCTGAGCCGTCGGGCGATCACGGTCGACCGCCGGGGACGGCGAGGCCGTCCAGGAACGGCGCGACCGGCCGGAGGTCCGACTCCCCCCACTCAGTCGGGCCTCCGGCTCTCCGCCTCAGCCGGACTTCTTCCGGCTCTCCGCGGCGGCGAACAGGGCGAACGCCCGGGCGATGAGCGCGACGCCGGCGTAGACCTCGTAGCCGTCGAGGAGGCCGATCCGCTGCACGAGGCCCACGTGCCAGTCGCTGAACTCGTGCACCAGGCCCAGCACACCCTGCACCAGCGCGAGAAAACCGAGCACTTCCAGCAGTTGCTTCATGACCAGAGCCTCGCCCCGCGAACCTCCCACGGGCCATCGGCCGCCGGGCGAGACCCGTCCGACGGAAGGCTCCGGTCCACCGGTCCGGCAGCGCCGAAAGTAGCCGGCGGCACGACTTCGGTCGATCGTCGGCACCCTTCGGTAGGGGATCCCGTCCACAGGGAGGTGACGCGGCCCTTCGCTGCGTGGATTTGCCGACCATGAGGGCAGACGACGAGGCGGGGGCAGAGGCGGAGGCCATGGCCGCCGTGGACACCGCTGACGCCGTTGACGACACGGCACGGCCGGCGTCCGGGTTCACCCGCCACCGGTGGCTGCTGCCGTCCGCCGTGGTCGCGGGGCTCGACCCCGACACCGAGCGGCCCGGCCGGCCGCACCGGCGCACCGCACGCGACCGGGTCGTCGACTTCTGCTGCTTCCTCCTGGCCGTCGCCGTCGGCCGGGGACTGTCCAACGCGGACATCGCCGCCGACCTGTTCATGAGCGTCGCCACCGTCAAGGCCCACGTCTCCCGGATCCTGGCCAAGCTCGACCTCAACAACCGGGTGCAGATCGCCCTGTTGGCGTACGACGCGGGGCTCCTGGAGGACGGGACGGGGGACGGGCACTAGCCGGCGCGTCTGCGCGTCGGGGGAGTGGGAACACACACGCCCGCCCGCACCCCGCGGACGCGCTCACCCGCCCCCCGACGTCTCCGGGATCTCCGCGAGCCACACCGCCCGGCGCTCCCGGCGGGACCGCTCGCAGGCCTCCGCGATGCGTAGGGCCTGGAGGGCCTCGTGGCCGTTGCAGGGGTTGGGGCGTTCGCCGCGTACGACGTCCACGAACGCGATCAGTTCCGCCTCGTACGCGGGTTCGAAGCGCTCCAGGAACCCGGTCCACGGCTTGTCCGCGGCCGGCGGACCGGTGGGCTCGGTGGACGCGATCGGCGTGCGGTCGTCCAGGCCGACGACGATCTGGTCGAGCTCCCCGGCCAGCTCCATGCGGACGTCGTACCCCGCGCCGTTCAGCCGCGTCGCCGTCGCCGTGGCGAGCGTGCCGTCGTCGAGGGTGAGGACGGCGGCGGCCGTGTCGACGTCCCCCGCCTCGCGGAACATCGCGGGCCCGGCGTCGGACCCGGCCGCGTACACGTCCGTCACCTCGCGCCCGGTGACCCAGCGCAGGCAGTCGAAGTCGTGGATGAGCGCGTCCCGGTAGATCCCGCCGGACGCCGACAGCCACGCGGCCGGCGGCGCCGACTCGTCGGACGTCAGTGCCCGTACGGTGTGCAGCCGCCCGAGCCGCCCCGAACGCACCGCCTTCCGGGCCCCCGCGTACCCCGCGTCGAAGCGGCGCTGGAAACCCATCTGAAGGATCGTTCCGGCGGTCTCGACCTCGGCGATCGCCTGTAAGGTCCCCGCCAGATCCAGGGCGATCGGCTTCTCGCAGAAGACCGGAAGCCCCGAGCGTGCTGCCCGACCGATCAGTTCGGCGTGGGCCGAGGTCGCCGTCGTGATCACCACGGCGTCCACGCCCCAGCGGAAGATCTCGTCCACCCCCGGGGCAGCCGTCTCACCCAGCCGGTACGCGAGCTCCTGGGCCCGCGCATGGTCCGCGTCCGTCAGGATGAGGGATCCGACCTCGCGGTGACGGCTGAGTGTGTTCGCATGAATGGTGCCTATGCGGCCCGTCCCGATGACCCCGATGCGCATGAATCCAAAGTGGGGTCGAGGGGCACATGCTGTCAATGCGTATGTCCGGACAATCGAACTACACAACTTCCCGTCACCCGGCCGCAGAGCTACGCTCGGCCCGTGCCGAAACCAGAAGTGGACCCTACCGTGCAGCTCGAACTCCGTGTGGACCGAAGCTCTCCGGTGCCGTTGTACTTCCAGCTGGCCCAGCAGTTGGAGGCCGCTATCGAGCACGGCCTGCTCACCCCCGGCAGCCTCCTGGGCAACGAGATCGAGCTCGCGGGTCGCCTCGGCCTGTCCCGGCCGACCGTCCGCCAGGCGATCCAGTCGCTCGTCGACAAGGGCCTCCTCGTCCGCCGCCGAGGCGTGGGCACGCAGGTCGTGCACAGCCAGGTCAAGCGCCCGCTGGAGCTCAGCAGCCTGTACGACGACCTGGAGGCGGCCGGGCAGCGTCCGGCGACCACGGTCCTGGTCAACATCATGGTCCCGGCGTCCGCCGAGGTCGCGGCGGCGCTCGCGGTGCCCGAGGGCAGCGACGTCCACCGGGTGGAGCGGCTGCGGCTGGCGCACGGGGAGCCGATGGCGTACCTGTGCAACCACCTCCCCTCCGGCCTGCTCGACGTGCACACCGGCCAGCTCCAGGCCACCGGCCTGTACCGCCTGATGCGGACCGCCGGGATCACCCTGCACAGCGCCCGCCAGTCCATCGGCGCCCGCGCCGCCACCCCCGCCGAGGCCGAGCGGCTCGCCGAGCACGAGGGCGCCCCGCTGCTGACCATGCAGCGTACGACCTTCGACGACACCGGCCGGGCGGTGGAGTTCGGCGACCACATCTACCGGCCGACCCGCTACTCCTTCGAGTTCCAGCTACTCGTACGCCCCTGAGGACCGCCGACCACGGCCCGCACGCCTGACGAGATCACGCCGGATGATCTGCGCCACAAGCTGCAACGGAGACAAGGGGCGCGCGGCCGAATCCGATGTGCGGCTCCGCCGCGTGGGCGCGACCAGCCCCGACGAGTCCGCGGGCGGCGATGCCGGCGCAGCCCCCTCGCCGCCCCGCTCGGCACCCGGCGTGACGGTGAGGCAGAATCGGCGACGATGAGCACCTACGGCAACTTCAGCGCCCCCATCGGTTCCCGCCGCGCCCCCGCACTCCGCACCGTGGGCACGAGGGAGCGCCGCTCGCACCTCACCGCGCCCCGGGTACCGACCGTCGGCATCGACATCGGCGGCACGAAGGTGATGGCGGGCGTCGTCGACGCCGACGGCAACATCCTGGAGAAGGTCCGCACGGAGACCCCGGACAAGTCCAAGAGCCCGAAGGTCGTGGAGGACACGATCGTCGAGCTGGTCCTGGACCTGTCCGACCGCCACGACGTGCACGCGGTCGGCGTCGGCGCGGCGGGGTGGGTCGACGCGGACCGCAACCGCGTCCTGTTCGCGCCCCACCTGTCCTGGCGCAACGAGCCCCTCAGGGACCGTCTCTCCGGCCGCCTGGCGGTGCCCGTCCTCGTCGACAACGACGCCAACACCGCCGCCTGGGCGGAGTGGCGGTTCGGCGCGGGCCGCGGCGAGGACCACCTCGTCATGATCACGCTCGGCACCGGCATCGGCGGCGCGATCCTGGAGGACGGCCAGGTCAAGCGCGGCAAGTACGGCGTCGCCGGCGAGTTCGGCCATATGCAGGTCGTGCCCGGCGGCCACCGCTGCCCGTGCGGCAACCGCGGCTGCTGGGAGCAGTACAGCTCGGGCAACGCGCTGGTCAGGGAGGCGCGCGAGATGGCCGCCGCCGACTCTCCGGTGGCCTACGGGATCATCGAGCACGTCAAGGGCAACATCGGCGACATCACCGGCCCGATGATCACCGAGCTGGCCCGCGAGGGCGACGCCATGTGCATCGAGCTGCTCCAGGACATCGGCCAGTGGCTCGGCGTCGGCATCGCCAACCTGGCCGCCGCCCTCGACCCGTCCTGCTTCGTGATCGGCGGCGGCGTCTCGGCCGCCGACGACCTGCTGATCGCCCCCGCGCGGGACGCGTTCAAGCGCCAGCTCACCGGCCGCGGCTACCGCCCCGAGGCCCGGATCGTCCGCGCCCAGCTCGGCCCGGACGCCGGCATGGTCGGCGCCGCCGACCTGGCCCGGCTGGTCGCCCGCCGCTTCCGGCGCGCCAAGCGCCGCCGCGTGGAGCGCTACGAGCGCTTCGAACGGTTCACCGACGCGGCGCGCCGCACCCAGGACACGGCATGACGGCCGCGTCACCCCGCACGACCTGAGACACTGCATGACCGCCGCACCACCCCGTACCACCCGTACCACCTGGGACATCGCATGACAGCATCGCTGCCCCACCAGGCCGCGTCCCCCGAGGAGCCGCCCCGCCCGCCGGAGGACCGCCGCCATGTGATCCGCCGCAGAGCGCTCACCCTGCTGATCATCGTGCTGCTGATCGGTGTCCCGGCCGGCTACCTGGTGATCTCCGCCAACCAGAGCCGCGACAGCGGCAAGGACAAGGAAGCGAAGTACTCGGCGACCGGTCTGACCGCGGCCTGGCCGTCGAAGGTCCAGCGCCGCCTGTACCAGGTGCCGATCCCGCACCCTTCCAACCAGGTCGCCTACTACGAGACGAACAACTGGAAGACCAGCCGCCTCTACGTGCAGTTCCAGACCACACAGGCCGGCCTCGACCAGTTCCTCGCGGACATCGGCGTCAGCCGGGCCGACCTGAAGAGGGGCGACATCGCCATCAGCGCCCGCGACCAGCAGATCACCGGCTGGAAGTTCACGGGCCCCGGCTCCCGCCCCGGCGACGACTTCGGCATCGTCCGCGCGCAGGAGAACCCCGACCCGACGCTGGACGTCGTGGTGAACACCGGCAACGCGATCTACCCCTTCGTCTACGTCGTCTCGCGCACCGTGCCCTGACCGGACCGGACCGGACCGGAGCATCGGCATCAATGTCAGACCCCGCCCGTAGAGTCGAAGACGACTGATCCGACATGCGGGCGGGAGGTGGACACAAGGTATGAGCGCCATGATCGGCGAGACGGCTTCGGCCAAGCCCGGCTCGGGATCCGGCCCGGGTTCCGTCGCCGGATCCGGAACCGGCTTCGTCTCCGTGCGGCTCGCCGCCGTCTTCCTGCCCGCGGCCCTCCCGCGCGAGGGCCGCGTCGCCTTCTGGGACCCGTCGGACGGCCCGCCGACCCTCACGGCGGACGCGGAACACGCCGTACATGATGCTGAAGTCACGGAGCTCAGCGTCGTCCGGCGGCACGGCTCCTCGATCCGCCGTAAACAGGCCCCCGCCCTCTCCCTGCCGCTCGACAAGGCGCTCCCGCTGCTCGTGCGCGCGCGCCGCGACCCCGCCGCCCACCCGGCCACCGCCTGCTGGGGAGCCGCCGCGCTGCACGCGCTGCGGCTCACCGCCCGCGGCCGCCTGCTGCCCGGCCTGACACCCACCGGGCACGACGCCTGGCGGGCGGGGCCGCTGGACCCGGAGGACATCGCCCACCTGCGCGCGGTCGCCGCCGCGCTCCCGTACGAGGGTCACGCGGTGCCGCTGACCGGCCCCGGCCCGCTCCGGCTGCCGAAGCCGGAGGCCCTGATGCGGTCCTTCCTGGACGCCGTCGCGGACACCCTGCCCCGCACCCCGGCCGCGCCCCACGCGTGCGGGAGGCCCTTCGCGGACCGCCGGCCCCAGCGGCTGCCCGGCGCGCACGACTGGGCCGCCGAGGTCGCGGCCGGCATGGACGCGGGCGTGCGGATCTCGCTCCGTCTCGACCTGTCCGCGTACGACATGTTCGACGTCTCCGACGACGACGGCGGGCGGGGGCGCAGCGCGGGAGCCGCGATCGTCCAGGTGCACAGCCTCGCGGACCCGACCCTGGTGACCGACGCGGCGACCCTGTGGGCGGGCGGGGCCGACGCCGCCTTCGGGGCACGCGCACGCGTGGACGCCGCCCTCGCCGTGCGGCGCGCGGCCCGCGTCTGGCCACCGCTCGCCCGGATCGCCGAACAGGACGCACCGGACGTCCTGGCCCTCTCCGAGGACGAACTGGGCGACCTGCTCGGCGTGGCGGCCACCCGGCTCGCCGCGGCCGGGGTCGCCGTGCACTGGCCGAGGGACCTGGCGCAGGACCTCAGCGCGGCCGCCGTGGTCCGGCCCGCGCCGGGCTCGGCGACGGACGGCACCGGCTTCTTCGAGAGCGAGGAACTGCTCCAGTTCCGCTGGCAGTTGGCGCTCGGCGGCGACCCGCTCAGCGAGGCCGAGATGGACGCACTGGCGGAGGCCCACCGCCCGGTGGTCCGGCTCCGCGACCAGTGGGTCCTGGTCGACCCGGCGCTCGTGCGCAAGGCCCGCAAACGCGAACTGGGCCTGCTGGACCCGGT
The Streptomyces sp. NBC_01485 genome window above contains:
- a CDS encoding dihydrofolate reductase family protein, with the translated sequence MDGPYDVLGRLLAVHVRHRVTALKERTGGELQVHGSGALARSLFAQDLVDTVHLLTFPVVLGSGLRLFAEGALPTAFRHTGGLITAAGVSVQTYDLQGRPRYGSYELPDNG
- the allB gene encoding allantoinase AllB; this encodes MSDAELVLRSTRVITPEGTRPAAVAVAGGEITAVLPYDAPVPEGARLEDFGDDVLLPGLVDTHVHVNDPGRTHWEGFWTATRAAAAGGITTLVDMPLNSLPPTTTVEHLRVKQRVAADKAHIDVGFWGGALPDNVKDLRPLHDTGVFGFKAFLSPSGVDEFPHLDEDGLARSLAEIAAFDGLLIVHAEDPHHLAAAPQQGGPRYADFLASRPRDAEDTAIAHLIAEAGRLHARVHVLHLSSSDALPLIAAAKAEGVRVTVETCPHYLTLTAEEVPDGASEFKCCPPIRESANQDLLWQALADGTIDCVVTDHSPSTADLKTDDFATAWGGISGLQLSLAAVWTEARRRGHGLEDVVRWMSARTAAVAGLTRKGAIEVGRDADFAVLAPDETFTVDPAALQHRNRVTAYAGKTLSGVVKSTWLRGERIVADGEFTEPKGRLLTRTP
- the alc gene encoding allantoicase; this encodes MTAIESFTGDANPYGGGDPYADYRTADFPFTQYTDLADRQLGAGVIAANDEFFAERENLLVPGPAEFDPERFGHKGKIMDGWETRRRRGASDDHPWPTAEDHDWALVRLGTPGVIRGIVVDTAHFRGNYPQAVSVEGTSVAGSPSPGELLGDDVKWTTLVPRTAVGGHAANGFSVSAEQRFTHLRVNQHPDGGIARLRVYGEVVPDPAWLAALGTFDVVALENGGRAEDASNLFYSPASNTIQPGRSRKMDDGWETRRRRDQGHDWIRYRLAAQAQIRALEIDTAYLKGNSAGWATVSVKDGESGEWTEILPRTRLQPDTNHRFVLPAPAVGTHARVDIYPDGGISRLRLFGSLTDTGTAALTARHQELGG
- a CDS encoding response regulator transcription factor, with amino-acid sequence MRADDEAGAEAEAMAAVDTADAVDDTARPASGFTRHRWLLPSAVVAGLDPDTERPGRPHRRTARDRVVDFCCFLLAVAVGRGLSNADIAADLFMSVATVKAHVSRILAKLDLNNRVQIALLAYDAGLLEDGTGDGH
- a CDS encoding ribonuclease: MRFPPRITRIGASAAILSALLVGGTVSATTAHAAVGSICYGDLPSQAYDTLELIEQGGPFPYSQDGVVFQNREGVLPSKSTGYYHEYTVKTPGSSTRGARRIVTGKKTDEDYYTADHYATFDLVDYGC
- a CDS encoding ROK family glucokinase; this encodes MSTYGNFSAPIGSRRAPALRTVGTRERRSHLTAPRVPTVGIDIGGTKVMAGVVDADGNILEKVRTETPDKSKSPKVVEDTIVELVLDLSDRHDVHAVGVGAAGWVDADRNRVLFAPHLSWRNEPLRDRLSGRLAVPVLVDNDANTAAWAEWRFGAGRGEDHLVMITLGTGIGGAILEDGQVKRGKYGVAGEFGHMQVVPGGHRCPCGNRGCWEQYSSGNALVREAREMAAADSPVAYGIIEHVKGNIGDITGPMITELAREGDAMCIELLQDIGQWLGVGIANLAAALDPSCFVIGGGVSAADDLLIAPARDAFKRQLTGRGYRPEARIVRAQLGPDAGMVGAADLARLVARRFRRAKRRRVERYERFERFTDAARRTQDTA
- a CDS encoding Gfo/Idh/MocA family protein, whose translation is MRIGVIGTGRIGTIHANTLSRHREVGSLILTDADHARAQELAYRLGETAAPGVDEIFRWGVDAVVITTATSAHAELIGRAARSGLPVFCEKPIALDLAGTLQAIAEVETAGTILQMGFQRRFDAGYAGARKAVRSGRLGRLHTVRALTSDESAPPAAWLSASGGIYRDALIHDFDCLRWVTGREVTDVYAAGSDAGPAMFREAGDVDTAAAVLTLDDGTLATATATRLNGAGYDVRMELAGELDQIVVGLDDRTPIASTEPTGPPAADKPWTGFLERFEPAYEAELIAFVDVVRGERPNPCNGHEALQALRIAEACERSRRERRAVWLAEIPETSGGG
- a CDS encoding GntR family transcriptional regulator, producing the protein MQLELRVDRSSPVPLYFQLAQQLEAAIEHGLLTPGSLLGNEIELAGRLGLSRPTVRQAIQSLVDKGLLVRRRGVGTQVVHSQVKRPLELSSLYDDLEAAGQRPATTVLVNIMVPASAEVAAALAVPEGSDVHRVERLRLAHGEPMAYLCNHLPSGLLDVHTGQLQATGLYRLMRTAGITLHSARQSIGARAATPAEAERLAEHEGAPLLTMQRTTFDDTGRAVEFGDHIYRPTRYSFEFQLLVRP
- a CDS encoding sugar kinase codes for the protein MTASLPHQAASPEEPPRPPEDRRHVIRRRALTLLIIVLLIGVPAGYLVISANQSRDSGKDKEAKYSATGLTAAWPSKVQRRLYQVPIPHPSNQVAYYETNNWKTSRLYVQFQTTQAGLDQFLADIGVSRADLKRGDIAISARDQQITGWKFTGPGSRPGDDFGIVRAQENPDPTLDVVVNTGNAIYPFVYVVSRTVP
- a CDS encoding SDR family oxidoreductase; the encoded protein is MDLELASGALLEGGDPVTYVNGEEAAEDVVGAVQALGRRAAALRADAADPAEAAGAVDRTVRALGGLDVLVNNAGVGVLGPLAELALSDVDRVLAVNVRGVFLASQAAAGRMPDGCGRIITIGTCMTQRVPGPGGTLYAMSKSALVGLTKALARELGPRGITANLVHPGPIDTDMNPADGPYAAGQTTMTALGRFGTAQEVAATVAHLAGAAYVTGAEFAVDGGHAA